TCAAAGGTAGCCTTTTTGATCTTTGCAGACCTTTTCTCTGGTTCTTGAGCACTCTTATTACGAGCACCCCTTTTAATGATAGCCATTGTTGTCTTATACTAGAACAGCTATTCAGTTTGGATTCCTATTTCCAATAATACTAATGTCGATTACACAGCTGACAAGGTTTAATTAATCTAagtttaattttttagGTAAAACGAATATATCCTAATTACTAGTTGTTAAAATaacttatattatttatatatatataatatcaatCAATTAGTATATCACACGGTGTGAAGTAAACGTTTAATTGATTGTATTAATCCAATAATTGAGAAActttcttctaattttatttccttgagattttatttttctcaTTCGCTATATAAGCCTTGTATCAAATAGCAAGTAATGTTAAAATAACTCGAACGGGAATATTACGAATTTTAAACGGCCCCTATAAAAGTTAATTAGTAAGAGATGTCTCAGTTACTTGTCGCATATAATGATAAGAGACAATGGATATTGTATAGATTGATAGATAGATTTGAATATCATACATGAACCTATCTATATTATACAGTATTGTATGTTGGAATATTGTGTTAGATATCTTGATCAAGTTCTTTGCAAGTAAGCAACTAACTGACTTTCAATCTGAACATCTACTGTTTGAAATATACACATGCAAGATGGTTGGGTTTTTTGAAATGTAACATctgttttaaaatatttttgctTTAAAGTTTTCTATGCtactatttaaatatatacttaaTGTTTACCCCCAGTACGATCTCTACGCAACCTACTTTGTTCTTTTTCCACCTCTGAATCAAATTCTATGAATTCGTCTAATCCTTTACCAGCTGGAACCATTGGTAAGACTGaaactttcttttcaaCAACAACTTCTAATAAAACGGGTCcattgaaatcaaaaaattcatttaatgtTTCATCCATCTTGCTTTGTTCCGTTAATTTCATACCCTTAATGCCCATGGCTTCTGCTACCTTCACAAAATCTGGGTTCAATTGATGCGTATGTGAATAACGGTGTTTGTAGAACAATGATTGCCACTGGGTAACCATACCTTGTTCTTCgttattcaataataaaattttgattgGTGTACCGGCTTGCACAGCAGAAGAGAGTTCGGTCAAAGTCATGTTGAAAGATGCATCACcatcaatatcaattacTATAGCATCCGGTCTTGCTACTTGTGCACCGATGGCAGCTGGCAGGCCATAACCCATGGTACCTAAACCACCTGATGATATAAATGTGCGTGGTTTCTTCCAAGTCCAGTGTTGGGCGGCCCACATTTGATGTTGACCAACACCAGCTGTAACTACGATAGGTTTCCCGGATTTGTTTGCGATCTCTGAAAGTTTGGCAATAACAGTTTGCGGTTTTATTTTAGAGCCTGGACTTTCCTTTTGGTAAGTATATGGATGTTTTTCTTTCCAGGTCTTAATTGTTTCCATCCATTCTTTGCGTTCTGCTTCGGAGACAGAAAAAATAGAAGGAAGTAATTTAGTCAAATTTGCTCCTGCGTCACCTTCAATAGGAACTTGAGTCTCGACAACtttatttatgtttttaGCAGAAATATCAAAGTGTATGATACCACCTCTATTCTCCAGAGCCGCACGGCGAGCCTCAGGTGCAAATTTACTGATATTTAATGTGACACGATCATCAAACCTTGCACCAACGGCAATAATCAAATCAGCATTTTGCATAGCTAGATTTGCTGGGGCATGACCATGCATACCTAACATATCTAACGATTTGGGATCTTCTTGATCGAATGCACCTAGTGCTTGTAAAGTTGTAGTGACGGGAATTTGAGCTCGGTCACTGAGCTCTTTAATTAATCTTGGACCTTCTggattatttaaaattccACCACCGACATATAAAATTGGTTTCTTTGCA
The window above is part of the Tetrapisispora phaffii CBS 4417 chromosome 7, complete genome genome. Proteins encoded here:
- the TPHA0G02440 gene encoding uncharacterized protein (similar to Saccharomyces cerevisiae ILV2 (YMR108W); ancestral locus Anc_2.441) yields the protein MFPQQSFKQPFRNSCIGLLTNLRSSNVIKRYVSRQRLYATSAPNKHSNQSVTGSNANGTIRPAPAPSFNAEPISVRISKKMHSDPSMDSSLVGLTGGEIFHEMMKRHNVDTVFGYPGGAILPVYDAIYNSKDFNFVLPRHEQGAGHMAEGYARASGKCGVVLVTSGPGATNVITPIADALADGVPMVVFTGQVPTAAIGTDAFQEADVIGISRSCTKWNVMVKRIEDLPKCINEAFEIATSGRPGPVLVDLPKDVQASILKTPIPIKTTIPSNALRHLTRNVQTQFSEVAIKRAAELINIAKKPILYVGGGILNNPEGPRLIKELSDRAQIPVTTTLQALGAFDQEDPKSLDMLGMHGHAPANLAMQNADLIIAVGARFDDRVTLNISKFAPEARRAALENRGGIIHFDISAKNINKVVETQVPIEGDAGANLTKLLPSIFSVSEAERKEWMETIKTWKEKHPYTYQKESPGSKIKPQTVIAKLSEIANKSGKPIVVTAGVGQHQMWAAQHWTWKKPRTFISSGGLGTMGYGLPAAIGAQVARPDAIVIDIDGDASFNMTLTELSSAVQAGTPIKILLLNNEEQGMVTQWQSLFYKHRYSHTHQLNPDFVKVAEAMGIKGMKLTEQSKMDETLNEFFDFNGPVLLEVVVEKKVSVLPMVPAGKGLDEFIEFDSEVEKEQSRLRRDRTGGKH